TAAAAAATAGGCAGTGAGGAATACAACCAGGGCCGGTAATGTAATTTTTAGAATTTCATAAAAACTGTTGATATTGCCGTCCATTTTGAGAAAATTTTAAATTTTTCGTGACAAAAACTGTTAATCTGTTAAAATATGATGAACTTTTTTGTCAATTGTCCATTTATAAGAGTCGAGGTCCAGTAAAATTTTCTATTTTGTCCTCGGAAACTATAACAATTATAAAGAAATTTACCGAAAATTCACCGGAACATAGTTTGGCCGGTAAATGAACAAATTTTCTGATTCAGACTATTATGGAAAAAGTTGCCGACAGGATTGCACGTCTATCCGTTTCACAAACCCTGGCCATGGCCCAAAAAAGCCGTGAATTGAAAGAACAGGGAATTGACGTAATTAGTTTGGGAGTGGGCGAACCCGATTTCGACACGCCCGAGTTCATCAAGGAAGCTGCCAAGAAAGCAGTGGATGATAATTTTTCACATTATTCTCCCGTTCCCGGATATCCGGTGCTGCGGAATGCCATCGTCAATAAGTTGAAACGCGACAACGGTCTGGATTATACTCCCGACCAGATTGTGGTTTCCAATGGTGCCAAGCATTCACTTGCCAATGTGCTGCAAGTGGTGGTTGAAGAGGGCGATGAGGTAATTGTACCGGCTCCTTACTGGGTTACTTATGTTGAGCTGGTTAAGCTTTCGGGAGGTAAAAACGTGGTGATTGAAACTTCGGTTGACTCCGGTTTTAAAATTACCCCGGAACAGCTCGAGGCGGCCATTACCCCAAAAACCCGGGCATTTCTGTTTAGTAGCCCGAGTAATCCTACCGGGAAATTGTATACCCGTGACGAGTTGAAAGCTTTCGCCGATATTTTTGCCAAACACCCCAATATCATTGTTATTTCCGACGAAATTTATGAATACATCACTTACGGCGGAAAGCATGAATCCATCGCTCAGTTTGATGAGATCAAGGACCAGGTAATCGTTGTGAACGGAGTTTCGAAAGCTTATGCCATGACCGGCTACCGGATTGGTTACATCGCTGCTCCAACATGGATTGCCAAAGGTTGTAGCAAGTTGCAGGGACAATATACATCTGGCCCGAACTCGGTGGCTCAGATGGCTTCGGCCGCGGCCATTAATTCCGATAATGCTGAGGTGTACGAAATGGTTGCTGAGTTTAAAAAGCGCCGCGACATGGTGATGGAGCTGATGGCGGAAA
This Prolixibacter sp. NT017 DNA region includes the following protein-coding sequences:
- a CDS encoding pyridoxal phosphate-dependent aminotransferase, with the translated sequence MEKVADRIARLSVSQTLAMAQKSRELKEQGIDVISLGVGEPDFDTPEFIKEAAKKAVDDNFSHYSPVPGYPVLRNAIVNKLKRDNGLDYTPDQIVVSNGAKHSLANVLQVVVEEGDEVIVPAPYWVTYVELVKLSGGKNVVIETSVDSGFKITPEQLEAAITPKTRAFLFSSPSNPTGKLYTRDELKAFADIFAKHPNIIVISDEIYEYITYGGKHESIAQFDEIKDQVIVVNGVSKAYAMTGYRIGYIAAPTWIAKGCSKLQGQYTSGPNSVAQMASAAAINSDNAEVYEMVAEFKKRRDMVMELMAEIPGLKTSKPEGAFYVFPDVTYYFGKKVGDTEIKDATDLSMYLLNEAHVGVVTGAAFGDPNCLRVSYAASEAELREAISRIKNALSKLA